The Mesobacillus jeotgali genome window below encodes:
- a CDS encoding acyl-CoA dehydrogenase family protein, with translation MHLRLTEEQKMVQKTIRRFVEKELVPLENEVLRNEREGRPSLPPGKLRELQLKAKEAGFWGINTPEQYGGADLGQMMMAIVLMEVSKTFVPFQFGGSADNILYYGNEEQKQKYLIPTINGDKKSCFAMTEPGAGSDTRNIKMTAVKDGNEWVLNGEKTFITGGNEADFVMVIAITDKEKHRATGRDGVTCFIVDREMGWKSEFIHTMGEWGPAGLVFDNVRVPEENILGEVDGGYKLGLEWIGFARWVVGARAIGAAERLLQMAIDYSKERITFGKPIAERQAIQWMIADSAVEIEAARWLVLNAAYTLDAGEDNRHMASMAKLYGSNMGNRVVDRVMQIHGGMGYTRELPIERWYREARLWRIYDGTDEIQRMIIARDLLKGHVKIGQFV, from the coding sequence ATGCATTTACGCCTGACAGAAGAACAAAAAATGGTGCAAAAGACGATTCGCCGATTTGTAGAAAAAGAATTAGTGCCGCTCGAAAATGAAGTGTTAAGAAATGAAAGAGAAGGACGTCCAAGCCTTCCTCCTGGAAAACTGCGTGAACTGCAGCTTAAAGCTAAAGAGGCGGGATTCTGGGGAATCAATACACCGGAACAATATGGCGGTGCAGATTTAGGCCAGATGATGATGGCCATCGTCCTGATGGAAGTTTCCAAAACGTTCGTGCCTTTCCAATTTGGCGGTTCAGCAGACAACATTCTTTATTATGGAAATGAAGAACAAAAGCAAAAGTACCTGATTCCAACCATCAATGGTGATAAAAAATCGTGCTTCGCGATGACAGAGCCTGGAGCTGGTTCGGATACAAGGAACATTAAAATGACGGCTGTAAAGGACGGGAATGAATGGGTCCTGAATGGTGAAAAGACGTTCATAACTGGCGGAAATGAAGCGGATTTTGTCATGGTCATTGCGATCACTGATAAAGAAAAACACCGTGCCACAGGCCGTGATGGCGTGACCTGTTTTATTGTCGACCGTGAAATGGGCTGGAAATCAGAATTCATACATACGATGGGCGAATGGGGACCGGCGGGACTGGTGTTCGATAACGTCCGCGTACCAGAGGAAAATATCCTGGGAGAAGTCGATGGCGGCTATAAGCTGGGACTGGAATGGATCGGATTTGCAAGATGGGTTGTTGGCGCAAGGGCGATCGGAGCCGCGGAACGCTTGCTGCAAATGGCCATTGACTATTCGAAAGAACGGATTACCTTTGGCAAACCGATTGCTGAAAGACAAGCTATTCAGTGGATGATTGCCGATTCAGCTGTGGAAATTGAAGCCGCACGATGGCTCGTACTCAATGCCGCATATACTCTTGATGCCGGTGAGGATAACAGGCATATGGCATCGATGGCAAAATTGTATGGCTCCAACATGGGGAACAGAGTTGTTGACCGCGTCATGCAAATTCACGGCGGTATGGGCTACACTAGGGAATTGCCAATCGAGCGCTGGTACCGAGAAGCAAGACTTTGGAGGATTTACGATGGCACGGATGAAATCCAGCGCATGATTATTGCCAGGGATCTTTTGAAAGGACATGTAAAAATCGGCCAGTTTGTATAA